The genomic interval AAGTGTACATCCACCGCATCGGGCGGACGGGACGCGCGGGCAAAACAGGCGTTGCCATCACGTTGCTCGCGCCGCGCGAAAGACGCCGCATGCGCGAAGTGGAAGCGTTGACCAAGCAACCCGTCACCAAGATGGAACTTCCCACCGTTGGCGATATTCATCGTCACCGTGAAAACCAAGTCATCGAGACGATGAAGGTCTGGCTCGGGCGCGGACGCTACAAGCGCGAACTTGAAATGGTCAATGAGTTGATTGCGGCGGGGCACGATCCATTGAACATTGCGGCGGCGGCGATCAAGATCGCGCGGGCTGATGAGAAGCAGAGACCGATTGCGGAGATTCATGAAGTAAAGGCTGAATTCAAACGGAAGGATGATGGTGGAACCCTTCGGCTCCGCTCAGGGCAAGCGTGGAAAGTGGAAAGAGGAAAGAAATTTGAGGAGCGAGGGGAGTCGGGGAGGGGAGGCAGGCAGTCCCACGGGAGCGCTTCGCAAAGGCATCGCGGTGATGGGTCCCACGAGGAGGGGATGGTGCGCTTGAAGTTGAACAAAGGCAAGTCGAGCGGAATCCGCCCGAATGACATTGTCGGCACGATCGCTTTCCATGCGAACATCCCGGGCTACACCATCGGAAAAATTCGTATCGAGGATAAGTTCACGTTCGTGGATGTCCCTGAGGATTTGGTGGAGCAGGTGCTAAAACACAACGGCAATTATCGGCTTGGAAAAGAGAAGTTGACGTTGACGACGGCGAAGTGATTCTATTGACACATCGCTCTGCTCATGTTATCTTAAGCGGCGTAGGATACCAGTAGTTTGCTTTGGAAGTACCAGGTGGCTCACGGATCGTCCGTGAGCCGCTTTGTTTTTTCGCCGTTGCGGCGATTCCGATGCAATACGTGGTTACCTCCAAATTTTTTATTGCCATAGGAGGCAAACATGTCGGATCGTATCAACGGTACAGTCAAGTGGTTCAACGGGACCAAAGGGTACGGCTTCATCGAACGCGAAAGCGGGCCCGATGTTTTCGTGCACTTCTCCGCCATTCAAGGCGAGGGGTTCAAGAACCTGCAAGAGGGTCAGAAGGTCGAGTTCACTGTCGAACAGGGACCGAAGGGACCCCAAGCCGCGAACGTTGTCGTTTTAGGCTAATTGACTGAATCAGTCTGACAAAAAAATCCCCGCGATGAAGATCGCGGGGATTTTTGATTTAATTTCTCAATTGCCTTGCTCTGCCAACGAACGCGGCGATGACCAACGCGATGGACAAGGGAATGAAAAACCCGATATTGCCGTCGCTGTTTGCGCCGAGGTAATCCAGCGCGTCAATTTTATTCAACATGAGGTACCACATTGTAACGTATAAAACTTCAAAGAGTTTGTGGCTGTTGCTCCACACGCCCAATGCCAGCGCAAAGGATGGAATGAACAGCGCGCCGGAGAACCAAGCCAACAGACCAATCTCATCACCCGCGCCCAATAACTTTAATGCGGCTCCGCTACCCGTCAGGAGTGTGACGAGAAAGCCTGCCAGCCATTGAGCGGGGAGTTGCCTCATCAGCGGCGCGGCGGAGGAGAAGACCATTGGACCCGTGTTGCTGGTTATCTCACGGTTGCCCATGCCAGACCAAACGAGGATGGGCCACAACCATACGAACGGCAGGACGATAGCGCGGACGTTCTCAGGTGAGTTGGTCAGCGAGGCGATGAACAAACCGAGCGCGCCTGCATACCACCACCAACGCCGACCTTTGAGGAGGAGTTTGAGTTCGGAGACCAAAACTCGCAGGAAGGCAAATCTGTTTTGGGAGGGGGCGAGAGGCGTTAAATGCGCGGGCTGAGATAAGGCTTGAGAGGTCGAATCAGATTGAGGCGTCGAAATGGAAGCGGCGCTTTTACTCCGCACCCTGCGCGGTTTTCTGCGAGACGGGTCGAAGCGGTCAAAGAAAATGGACGCGAGAAACGTCAACGCGATGGCGATGCCGAAAAATATAAACCGTTTGAGAATGATCTCAGCAGTCCACTCTATGCCGTTCCATTGGAAGATATAACTTGCGGGGTCGAGGTTTCCGCCCAGGCTATCAGCAATAGCGGGGTCGCCGAGGACGAATCCGCCATTGTAGTCTGGGAACGCCGCGCTTGCCGCCGCGCCCGCGCTGTGCTGGATCAACCCCATGCCGAGCGGCTCGAGAGCGGGATTTGTTGCGCTTAATGGATCGGCAAGCGGAAAGATAAAAGCGAACATGAAAAAATAGATCACATTGCCGAAGCCGCCGCTGAGAAAGCCGACACTTTCAAAAAGAACAGCGACCGCCGCGACGAGCGCCATCATGGGCAGCGTGATAAAAAGAAAAGGCGCGAACAGGGCGGCGAGATCGAACTGCATACTTTCGCCCGCGAGGTATTGAATGCCGATGCCCGCAATCGCGAGCACAACGTTCATCGCAAGCAACACTGAAAAATTGCTTGCCCATTTTCCGAACATGTACAACAGGCGAGTCAGCGGCGTGGTCGCCATGATCTGCCCGACGCCTGTTTCGCGGTCGCGCGCCACCGAACCTTTGACAAGATAAAACCCGAACCAGCCGAGAAAGAAAGACGATAACAGCGCCATCATGCTCCCGACCCACGCCGAGTTGAACTCGCCGCGATACACATCGAGCCGCATGGTCACATTCCCCGCCGCCACCTGATAGCCAAGAAAAACCGCCAGCCCCAGCATGATGAGGAAACTATAGCGGCGCACGCGCTCTAAAAAATCGGCGCGCGCCAAGTGATAGATGATACGCGCTTGATTCATGCGCGACCTCCGATGAAATGCAGATACGCATCTTCGAGATTCGGATTCACGCTTCTTGCCCCCGCCTCAGGCTGGTTCGCGCTCACGACCCTCACCTCCACCCCGTCGCTTCTTCTGATCGTCCCGCTAACGATGTGCTTTTGTTTGAGAGTCACGAGTTCATCGCTGGTAACCGTCCACTCCCAGACTTTGCCTTCGAGTTCCTTGAGCAAATCCTCAGGCGCGGACTCGCGCACGAGATGCCCTTTGTTCACAAGCGCGATGTATGTGGCGGTCGCTTCCACATCCGAAACAATGTGCGTGGATAAGATCACGATTCGTTCGCCCGAAAGGTCTGATAACAGATTCCTGAACCGGACTCTCTCTTCGGGGTCGAGTCCCACAGTGGGTTCGTCCACAATAAGCAATTGCGGATCGTTGAGCAGGGCTTGCGCGATGCCCACGCGTTGTTTCATCCCGCCTGAATATCCGCCCAGCGGACGTTTGGCGGCTCCGACGAGATTCACAATTTGAAGCAACTCATCAATCCGTTGTTTTGTTGCTTGCGCATCCAGCCCTTTAATAGCCGCCATGTATTCGAGAAATTCAACTGCGTTCAGGTTGGGATAAACACCAAAATCCTGCGGCAAATATCCAAGCACAGCCCGCAGAGTGTCGGGCGATTTGACGATATCCGCATCGTTCCACAAAATTTTCCCATCCGTGGGTTTTGTAATGGTCGCCAGCATGCGCATAAACGTGGACTTGCCCGCGCCGTTCGGTCCGAGCAAGCCTAGAATCCCGGGTTTGATCTCAAGGGAAAAGTCTTTGAGTCCCCAAAAGTCGCGGCGATATTGTTTACCGAGATTGGTAACGGATAATTTCATTGAGTATTCTCCATGGTGAAGTTTTTGCTTTAAAGGAATTGTTTGTACTCATCCCCAAGCAGTTTTTCAAGATACGGCGTGACCTGCCAGAACGATTTTAAATTCCGATACTCTTCAATCCAATGCGCATTTCCTGCGGGTGATGTTTTCACCGAGCGGATCATGAGATTCTTGGCGGTGTGTTCGATGGGGACGAATTGAGTCACGTCGGTGCGATAGCCCATGATACGCAGGATCGCCGCGCGGAAGGTGTCGGTGAGGATGTCTCCCATACGCTCGAAGAATATTCCATCTTTGAAGATGGGCAATAATTGCTCGGGCATAGCGACGCGCGACATTTGCGCCTGTAATTCATGCTGGCAACACGGCGCGCAGACGATCAACTTGCTCCCCCAGCGGATTCCCTGCGCGAGCGCGTCGTCGGTGGCGGTGTCGCAGGCGTGGAGGGCGAGGACAACATTCGGCTTATGTTCGGGGATGTAGCCCTCGATCTCTCCGACGTGGAAGTTGATTCGGCTCCACCCAAGCGATTCCGCCTTCTGCTGGTGACTCGCGATCAAGTCGGCTTTCACATCCACGCCCGTGACGCGCGCGTCGAATTTGAGAATCTCATTTAAATAATAGTAGATCGCAAAAGTGAGATAGGCATTGCCACAGCCAAAATCCACAACATGGATCGGCTCACTGCTCAAAGTCTGGAAGGCTTGCGTTGAGCCTGGTCGAAACGAATCGGTTTCATCCACAAGGCGCAAAAATTCATTGATCTGTTTGAACTTGCGCTGCATATCCGCCCTGATTCTGCCGTCACTTGTCATTATGCCAACCGCTTTGAGAAATGGTTCGGCATTGTCAGCGGATAGGAGTCTGCTTTTCTGGCGGTCGTGCGCGAGATTTGTTTCAACATGCGTCTTTGATGACTTGGGTTCGCTCACCACCGCTTTTCCCCTCTTCGAGATGTTGACCTGCACATTGCCATCCGCGCTTTCGACAAAAATATTTCGGAAGGGGAGAGCGAGCAACTCATCCACTTTGGATGCGGCGTCGGCGAGATGATTTTTCGTGATGTCCTTTTTGTCGTCGAAATAGGAGAATTGCAAATGAATTTCGCCCTTGATCTCCACAGGTCGCACGATCACTTTATTCCATGCGAGCGATGATCCCTTTTGCCCCCCGCTGAAAGTGGCGCGGATCAATCCATCCCTGGCGAGGATGCGTTCGCGGACTAATTTTTTGTAGTCAACTTCCATGGGGAAAGTATATCACCCGCACTTTCAATCGTTAGTCCAACATCTTCTCATACACCATGAACTCCTGCAACAAATTCGGCACGATCCATGCGTATTCGCCGCGCAGGGAGTCGTCCATGCGTGAGATGCCTTGATGCCATGCCAGAGTCTTGACGATGGACGCGACTGGGCGTGAAAGCCGATAAGCGGATGCCAACGCCTCTTTCTCCCCGTACGCCTGCCACGCTTCGAGATACTTTTCCAACAGCCTCGACATCTCCGCCGTAGGCGGCGCCCAATCGTCCAGGTTGAGCGCGATCTCCATGCTGACAAACCAAGTACGGAGGGAGACGAAAGGATGCGTCACGTCGGCGTCGCCCCAATCGAAGAAAGTGATGCATCCGTTCTTGAGTAGGATGTTGCCATCGTGGAAGTCGCCGTGATTGATCGATTCTGGAATCCCATACGCGGCGAGGTCGGCACAAATCTGTTCGAAGCGCGGTTTCAGGTTTTGAAGTTGTTCGAACTCAGCGGAGGTGAGACCCTTTTCCTGATCGATCATCAGACTGGGAGTATCCGCGAGTAATTGCGAATATAACGCGGGCAACGCGGCGAGACGATGATCGGGAACTCCCAACGCGAGAATTGCATCCGCATGTTCAGCAAGCCCCATTTGCAATTTGGCATATTCGATGATGACTGGCTCCCACGCTTTCACATCCTGTGTGGGTCGAGTGGATGCGCGCAATTGCTCGCCGCCATCGCGCATTAACATCCAGCCGCGCGTCGTATCCACTGCGATCAGTTTAGGCACGACATTGGGTTGAAGGCTCGCCAGCAATTGAGTCAACGCGATTTCATAGACCGTCTCAGAGGCGGTTGCTTTAAAGAAGATCATGCCTCTATTTGTTGGAACACGCATCACCGTTGACCAGTGCACTGCATGAGGTTGTTCGATCTCGCCGACGAGTTGAAGTTGATTGCGCGCGGCTTCCGATCGAATCCAAGCGTGTGCCTGTTGTTGCCATTCGGGGTCGTGCCAAATAAGTGTTGACATACTGCTTTGATCCTACTCCTTCACAAGAATCAAAAGGGGCAGACACTGGTCTGCCCCTACAATTCTCTAATCTCTAATTCTCTTTTGTTTACCCATACCTATTCATAAACTTTTCCATCCGATGCAGCGCCTCTTCGATCTTGCTGTATTCGGTGGCGTAGCACATGCGCGCATACCCCTCGCCGCCCGGACCGAACGCATTGCCCGGCACAACTGCAACTGACTCTTCGCGCAATAATTTTTCGGCAAACGTTTCATCGTCCATACCAGAGGCTTGGATGTTGGGAAAGGCGTAGAAAGCGCCGCGCGGCTCGAAGGTCGAGAGACCGAGGCGGTTGAGTCCCGCCACGAGGAGTCTGCGGCGGCGGTCATATTCGAGGCGCATCTCCTCCACGTGCGGGTCGCCAATTTGAAGGGCGGCGAGCGCGGCGTCTTGCGCGGTCGTCGGCGCAGACATGATGCTGTACTGGTGAATCCGCACGAGACCCTGTATCAAGTCCGCGGGTCCGCAAGCATAGCCGATGCGCCAGCCCGTCATCGCGTAGGCTTTTGAAAAACCGTTGATGAGGATCGTGCGATTCTTGAGGCTTTCATCCAGCGCGGGAAAGCAGACGTGTTGAAAATCGTAGACGAGGCGGTCATAGAGTTCGTCGGTGACGACCAGTAAATCAAACTCTTCCGCCATCTTTGCGATCTCGAGCATCACTTCGCGTGTAGCAACCGCGCCTGTGGGATTCGATGGATAACCGATGAAGATCGCTTTTGTGCGCGGCGTGATCGCTTTGCGAATATCGTCGGGGTCAATGCAGAAATTATTCGCTTCGCGCGCAGGCACTTCCACAGCCACGCCGCCCGCCATGATCACTTCGGCTTGATACGAAACGAAACACGGCGTGGGGATGATCACCTCATCGCCAGAATTGAGGATCGCGGTGAACGTGAGGTACAACGCCTCCGAGCCGCCGACCGTCGCGATGATCTCGTTCGTCGGATCGTATTTAATATTGTACAAACGTTTAAGATTATCGGAGATCGCCTGGCGCAATTCCATCTTGCCCCAGTTCGAGGTGTAATGCGTCTCGCCGCTTTGCAGGGAGTGAATGCCCGCGTCGAGGATCGGTTTGGGTGTGGTGAAGTCGGGTTCGCCGATGCCGAGCGAGATCACATCTTTCATCGTCGCGGCGATGTCGAAAAATTTGCGAATGCCCGAAGGCTTCAGTCCCGCCACCCGTTTCGACAGACGTTGAACATTCGTTACTTCCTGCATGGAACCTCCATTAGTTTTTTATGTCGTTGCGAGGAGGGCTTCAGCCCGACGAAGCAATCTCCTCAACGTATTGGGGGTTGCTTCGCTTCGCTCGCAATGACATATTAAATTGGCTGCACTAACCACTCATCGGGAATTTCCCGATACGTCAGATCGAACGCCTGCCCATCGGCGGTCTTCACGCGGAAACCTTTTTCGCTCGGTCCGCGCCAACGCGCGACAATTTCCGCGATCTCATACTTGTATCCCTCCCACGTGAGAGACAGCGGACGCTCCGCATATTCCGAATCAGACCGACATTCGACCATGTTCATATTTTACGACAGAACGACGTAACTATTATCGCCGACATTCAATTGGACGACTTGCCCATCGCCTCTTCCGCGGACTTGAGCCTGTCTGCCCACCATCGAGCGACTCAACGCCGCGTCTTTGATCTCGCATCCCGCCTCGACGATGCTCTCAGCGATCGTGCTGTTCTCGATCTTGCAGTTCGCGCCAATCGAAGCATGAGGTCCAATCGTGGAATTTGAAATCTCCGCCGAGGGATCAATCGCGCAAGGCTCGATGATCTTTACCTGTTTCCCTGTGTATGTGTTTACTTGTTTCCCCATCTTGTCCAGCAAAATTTTATTCGTATCCAGCGTCGCTTCTATCGTTCCCGCGTCTAGCCAACTGAGTCCGTTGTGCGCGCGGACTTTGGCGCCTTTTTCGATCATCACAGAAATGGTATCGGTCAAAAAGAACTCGCCCTTCAAGGTGATGTTCCGTTCCATTTGTTCTTCGATCGCGGCAAGTAACGCCTCCGCGCTTTTGAACCAGTAGCATCCGATCACGACGAGATTATTATCAAACGTGGATGGTTTTTCAATAAACCGCTTCACCCAACCATCCGCGCCCACCTCCGCCACACCGAAGCGACGCGGGTCGGGGAAGGGCAGTACCCATGCCACACCGTCCGATTTTTCCTCGTTGAGAAAAGCGAAATCTGTTTCGATGATCGAATCGGAGAACACCACCATCATCGGTCCGCGCATGAACTCGCGTCCCAGCCAGAGCGCGTGCGATTGTCCCTTCATTTCACTCTGCACAATGTAATGCGCCTTGATGTCGGGATAATTCTCTTTGACGAACGCGGGGATCTGCAACTCGCCGAGATACGGACCAACAATGAAGATGTATTCCACATTGTTGGGGTCGGGCAATGTCTTGAACATATCCATGAGATGTTCAAGCGTGGTTTTGCCTGCCACGCTCACGAGCGGTTTCGGCTTGCTCCACGTGTGCGGACGCATCCGCGTTCCCCAGCCTGCCATAGGAATGAAGATTTTCAATGATTCGGTCATGGGTTAATTGTACCTCGCGTGTATGGTTGACGATAGACGTTGGACAATTGACCATCGTCTATCGTCTATCGTCCAACGTCAGGAATGCCCCAACACAGGATGCGGCTTGTACGGCTCTTCGAGTCGTTTCACTTCATCCTCTGTGAGTTGGATGTCAACTGCGGTGATGGCTTGCTCGAGGTGATCCATCTTCGTCGCGCCGATGATGGGAGCGGAGATATGCGGTTTGTTCATCAGCCACGCGAGCGCGATCTGCGGCACGGTCACGCCGCGTTCTTTTGCTACCTCGCCCGCCCGTTCAACGATGGCGAAATCTTCCTCGCGGAAGTACATGGAATGCCCGAACGTATCGCTCTTTGAGCGCATCGTGTCGCCCCAATCTTCTTTGCGGCGGTTGCCCGCGAGAAACCCTCTTGCCAGCGGACTCCACGGGATGAGTCCCACGCCCTGATCCACGCATTGAGGAATCATCTCGCGTTCCTCTTCGCGATAGACAAGGTTGTAGTGATTCTGCATCGAGATGAAACGACTCCAGCCGCGACGTTCGGCTGTGTGCTGTGCCTTTGCAAATTGCCACGCGTACATCGAAGACGCGCCGATGTATCGCGCCTTGCCCGCGCGGACGACATCGTTCAACGCTTCCATCGTCTCTTCGATGGGAGTCTCATCATCCCAGCGGTGGATCTGGTACAAGTCAACGTAATCCATTTGCAATCGTTGAAGCGATTTGTCAATCGAGTCCATGATGTGCTTGCGCGAGAGTCCTCTGTCGTTCACTTCCTTGCTCATCTGGTTATTGACTTTTGTCGCCACGATCACATGCTCTCGCTTCACGCCAAAATGCTTGAGCAGGTTGCCAGTCACCCGTTCGCTTTCGCCGAGCGAATACACATCCGCGGTATCGAAGAAGTTGATGCCCGCATCGAGCGCGCGTTTGATGAAGGGTTTGGCTTGCTCCTCATCGAGCACCCAATCGCGCCATTGGTTTGAGCCGTAACTCATCATGCCGAGGCACAAGCGCGAAACTTTCATTCCAGTCTTGCCGAGGTTGTTGTAGTGCATGGGTCTCCTTTTGACCATGGACCATGGACGATAGACCATCGTCATTGGTCCATGGTCTATCGTCAAATGATCTTGAGATTCGCCAGACTCGCCGACAATCTTTTTATTCCAACAGACTCAAACACGACATCCACGATTTCGTCGTCGTCTTGGAGTTTGCTGTCTAACACGATGCCTTCGCCCCACGAGGGATGTTTGATGCGCGTCCCAGCGCGGTATTTGGCTGGGGTGACTGAAGCAGGCCTCCCCTGCGTCTGATGCGTTTGCCATTTTGTTTCGGGGACTTGTCCGCGGATGGAACGTCCCGTGCGCGTTTTGCCGACGAGTAAATCCGCAGGCACATCATCCAGGTAACGCGAGGGGAAAGTTTCCTCATGCAAGCCGCGTCCGCCGCGTTGAATGGATCGAATCAAATATAGTTTATCTTTGGCGCGCGTGATGCCGACGTAAAAGAGGCGGCGCTCTTCCTCCATTGATTCGGGATCGTCGAACGAACGGCTGTGCGGGAGGATGCCGTCGTCGAGACCGACGATGAAGACCGCGCCGAACTCGAGACCTTTCGCGGCGTGGAGGGTGAGGAGCGTGGGGACGTTGCCGTCGGCGATGGTGTCTTGATCGGAGATGAGCGCGATGTTTTCGAGGAACTCGTCGAGCGTGCGCGTGGAATATTCATCGGCGAGGCGTTTGAGTTCGACGACATTTTCCCAACGGTCTTCGCCCTCTTCCGATTGATCGTCAATGTAGTCTTTGAAGTTGAGGTCTTTCACGACGCGGTCAAAAAGTTCTGGCACGTTGAGCGTTTGCGCGGCGATGCGCCACGTGGCGAGCATTCCGCCGAAATCTGCAAGCGGAAGCGCGGCGCGACCTGTGAACGATTTCCAATGCGCGGATTGATCGCCGCGCGCGAGGTCAATGAGGACGTTGCCAGGTTGCATTTCATTTTGCCGCGCGACCATGTGCAACGTAGTGAGAGTCTTCTCGCCGATGCCGCGCGGCGGGACGTTGATGATGCGGTCGAGGCTGGCTTCGTCGGCGGGGTTGTGGATGAGGCGCAGGAATGCGATGATGTCTTTGACTTCGCGCCGTCCATAAAATCTCTGCGCGCCGACGAGGCGATAGGGGAGCCGCGCTTGCAAAAACGCTTCTTCAATTAAACGCGACATGGCGTTGGTGCGATACATCACCGCGCAGTCGCCTGGCTCGAATTGCCGCGAGGCGACGAGTTGCGCGATGCTGTCCACAACGAACGAGGCTTCGGCGTAATCGTCGGGCGCTTCGTAGAAAAATATTTTCTCGCCTTCGCCGCGATCGCTAAATAATTTTTTCTTGCGGCGGTTGCGAGCGCGGTCAATAACACCCATTGCCACATCGAGTATGTTTTGCTTGGAACGATAATTTTGTTCAAGCAAGATGGTCTGCGAATCAGGGAAATCCTGATTAAAGCGTTCGATATTGCGCCAGTCAGCCCCGCGCCAAGAATACACGCTCTGGTCCTGGTCCCCGACGCAAAACACATTCCTATTAAAAGAAGCGAGTTCTTTTATTAGGGCGTATTGAGCAAGGTTCGTGTCCTGAAATTCATCCACCAGCACGTGGCGAAACCGCTGGGCATATTTATCTCGCACAGACGGGTTGTCTGCAAGTAAGCGCGCGGTGTACACCAAAATATCGTCGAAATCCACGGCGTTGCTGGCGATGAGTCGCTTTTGATATTCGGCGTACACGCGCTTCACCACTTCGTCGCGATACGTCAGCGTGGGGTAATCGTCCGCGCCGATGAGTTCGTTCTTGGCGCGCGAGATCGAGGCATGCACGCTTGCGGGGCGATAAACTTTTTCATTGATCTTCAATTCACGAATCACATTCTTGACGATGCGTTCCTGATCGTCCGCATCAAAGATCACGAAGTTCGATTCGATGGGGAGGTGTTCCGCCTCGCGTCGCAGAATCCGCGCGCAGATCGAGTGGAACGTGCCGAGCATGATTCCCTCGGTGGCTTGGTCGGGCAATAATTTCTTGACGCGCTCCTGCATCTCCTTCGCGGCTTTGTTGGTGAATGTGACCGCGAGAATCTGCCACGGGCGGACGCCCTCCTCCGCGATGAGGTACGCGATGCGTTGAGTCAACACCCGCGTCTTCCCGGACCCCGGACCTGCCACGACCAAAACGGGTCCGTTCCCGGCTGTGACGGCGGCGCGTTGTTGAGGGTTGAGTGTATCGAGGAAGGACATGGGAAAGATGAAGGTGGATAAGCAGTTATCAGTGAGCAGTGATCGATGGTGAAAAATAGAAAGTAGAAAGAGGAAAGATAACGTCCCGCAGTGTTGTGTCTCAAAACTGCGGGACGTGTTTCCGTGTTTACCTGTCTACGTGTGTAGTTGTTTTCGTATTTACAATTGAGACGTACAGTTCGGACAGCGCTTTGCTTTGATCGAAATCGTGGTGATACAGTAAGGGCATTCTTTGGTGGTAGCTTCCGCGGTTGGGGCGGGCTTTTTTATTCGGTTCATTGTCCGTATGAAAAGGAAAATGACGAAGGCAATGACAAGAAAATCAATGATGGATTGGATGAACGCTCCATACTTGACGACTGCGTCACCAACAGTGAGAGCCAATTCGCTGAAATTGACGCCTCCGAGTAACAGCCCAATCACCGGCATTAAAACGTCGCCCACAAGCGAAGCGACGATTTTGCCGAATGCGCCGCCGATGATCACGGCAATGGCAAGGTCGATCACATTACCGCGTATCACAAAGTCTTTAAATTCTTTCAACATGGAATATCTCCTCAGGGAATATTAATGATGATGCGAATTGTACCGTTGCGGGGAGGCGGTGTCAACAAAGCCACCGGTGGAACGTCAATACTCCTCTGGAAGCGTTGCATATAGTTCTAGAGAACTGATTCTTGCCGAATCCAAGACGGTGTTTTTGATTTTGCCGTATCGTGATTGACGGACTTTTAGAATGGAGTATAATCTGCGCGTGTTTGGCAACAAGATTCCCAGGCTCAAAAGGAAAACATCGAAATGCCTGAACTTTTACTGGATGTGAAAGGGCTGGAAACGACATTCAAAACTCCAGATGGGATTGTCCATGCGGTTAATGGCGTTTCGTTTGGTCTTAAAGAAGGGGAAACCCTAGGCGTTGTGGGGGAGAGTGGGTGTGGTAAAAGCGTTACCATGCTCTCGGTACTAGGTTTGATCCCATCCCCTCCGGGAAAAATCAAATCAGGCACGGCTCACTTTTTCGGCCGCGACCTCCTCAAAATGAGCGCCTCCGAAATTCGTCAGATCCGCGGCGCGCAGATCGGCATGGTCTTTCAAGACCCCATGACCTCCCTGAACCCGGTCTTGACGATCGGGCGGCAACTGGAGGAACCGCTGGTTGTGCATCTCGGCATGACTCGCGCGCAAGCCGCCATCCGCGCGGCGGAACTGCTCGCCATGGTGGGAATTCCAAACGCTAAAGATCGCTTATCCGACTACCCTCATCAATTTTCCGGCGGGATGCGCCAACGCGTCATGATCGCCATGGCGCTGGCCTGCTCACCCCAAGTGCTCATTGCCGACGAACCCACCACCGCGTTGGATGTGACCATTCAGGCGCAGATCACCGACCTCGTAAAACGACTGCGCAGTGAATTGGGCATGGCGATCGTTTGGATCACTCACGACCTGGGCGTGGTTGCCGGCCTGGCGCAGCGCGTCATCGTCATGTACGGCGGCTTCATCATCGAAGAATCAACGGTCAATGATTTGTACGTCAACCCCACGCACCCCTATACCATAGGCTTGCTTGGCAGTCTTCCGCGCGTCGATGCCAGCGGGCATGAAACCCTTACTTCGATCGAAGGCTCGCCTCCGCTCTTATATGAAAAGCCCACTCGCTGTCCCTTTGCGCCGCGATGCAAATGGGCAATGGAAC from Candidatus Defluviilinea gracilis carries:
- a CDS encoding cold-shock protein — protein: MSDRINGTVKWFNGTKGYGFIERESGPDVFVHFSAIQGEGFKNLQEGQKVEFTVEQGPKGPQAANVVVLG
- a CDS encoding ABC transporter ATP-binding protein, which produces MKLSVTNLGKQYRRDFWGLKDFSLEIKPGILGLLGPNGAGKSTFMRMLATITKPTDGKILWNDADIVKSPDTLRAVLGYLPQDFGVYPNLNAVEFLEYMAAIKGLDAQATKQRIDELLQIVNLVGAAKRPLGGYSGGMKQRVGIAQALLNDPQLLIVDEPTVGLDPEERVRFRNLLSDLSGERIVILSTHIVSDVEATATYIALVNKGHLVRESAPEDLLKELEGKVWEWTVTSDELVTLKQKHIVSGTIRRSDGVEVRVVSANQPEAGARSVNPNLEDAYLHFIGGRA
- a CDS encoding SAM-dependent methyltransferase; its protein translation is MEVDYKKLVRERILARDGLIRATFSGGQKGSSLAWNKVIVRPVEIKGEIHLQFSYFDDKKDITKNHLADAASKVDELLALPFRNIFVESADGNVQVNISKRGKAVVSEPKSSKTHVETNLAHDRQKSRLLSADNAEPFLKAVGIMTSDGRIRADMQRKFKQINEFLRLVDETDSFRPGSTQAFQTLSSEPIHVVDFGCGNAYLTFAIYYYLNEILKFDARVTGVDVKADLIASHQQKAESLGWSRINFHVGEIEGYIPEHKPNVVLALHACDTATDDALAQGIRWGSKLIVCAPCCQHELQAQMSRVAMPEQLLPIFKDGIFFERMGDILTDTFRAAILRIMGYRTDVTQFVPIEHTAKNLMIRSVKTSPAGNAHWIEEYRNLKSFWQVTPYLEKLLGDEYKQFL
- a CDS encoding aminoglycoside phosphotransferase family protein; translated protein: MSTLIWHDPEWQQQAHAWIRSEAARNQLQLVGEIEQPHAVHWSTVMRVPTNRGMIFFKATASETVYEIALTQLLASLQPNVVPKLIAVDTTRGWMLMRDGGEQLRASTRPTQDVKAWEPVIIEYAKLQMGLAEHADAILALGVPDHRLAALPALYSQLLADTPSLMIDQEKGLTSAEFEQLQNLKPRFEQICADLAAYGIPESINHGDFHDGNILLKNGCITFFDWGDADVTHPFVSLRTWFVSMEIALNLDDWAPPTAEMSRLLEKYLEAWQAYGEKEALASAYRLSRPVASIVKTLAWHQGISRMDDSLRGEYAWIVPNLLQEFMVYEKMLD
- a CDS encoding aminotransferase class I/II-fold pyridoxal phosphate-dependent enzyme; this translates as MQEVTNVQRLSKRVAGLKPSGIRKFFDIAATMKDVISLGIGEPDFTTPKPILDAGIHSLQSGETHYTSNWGKMELRQAISDNLKRLYNIKYDPTNEIIATVGGSEALYLTFTAILNSGDEVIIPTPCFVSYQAEVIMAGGVAVEVPAREANNFCIDPDDIRKAITPRTKAIFIGYPSNPTGAVATREVMLEIAKMAEEFDLLVVTDELYDRLVYDFQHVCFPALDESLKNRTILINGFSKAYAMTGWRIGYACGPADLIQGLVRIHQYSIMSAPTTAQDAALAALQIGDPHVEEMRLEYDRRRRLLVAGLNRLGLSTFEPRGAFYAFPNIQASGMDDETFAEKLLREESVAVVPGNAFGPGGEGYARMCYATEYSKIEEALHRMEKFMNRYG
- a CDS encoding nucleotidyltransferase encodes the protein MTESLKIFIPMAGWGTRMRPHTWSKPKPLVSVAGKTTLEHLMDMFKTLPDPNNVEYIFIVGPYLGELQIPAFVKENYPDIKAHYIVQSEMKGQSHALWLGREFMRGPMMVVFSDSIIETDFAFLNEEKSDGVAWVLPFPDPRRFGVAEVGADGWVKRFIEKPSTFDNNLVVIGCYWFKSAEALLAAIEEQMERNITLKGEFFLTDTISVMIEKGAKVRAHNGLSWLDAGTIEATLDTNKILLDKMGKQVNTYTGKQVKIIEPCAIDPSAEISNSTIGPHASIGANCKIENSTIAESIVEAGCEIKDAALSRSMVGRQAQVRGRGDGQVVQLNVGDNSYVVLS
- a CDS encoding aldo/keto reductase, whose amino-acid sequence is MHYNNLGKTGMKVSRLCLGMMSYGSNQWRDWVLDEEQAKPFIKRALDAGINFFDTADVYSLGESERVTGNLLKHFGVKREHVIVATKVNNQMSKEVNDRGLSRKHIMDSIDKSLQRLQMDYVDLYQIHRWDDETPIEETMEALNDVVRAGKARYIGASSMYAWQFAKAQHTAERRGWSRFISMQNHYNLVYREEEREMIPQCVDQGVGLIPWSPLARGFLAGNRRKEDWGDTMRSKSDTFGHSMYFREEDFAIVERAGEVAKERGVTVPQIALAWLMNKPHISAPIIGATKMDHLEQAITAVDIQLTEDEVKRLEEPYKPHPVLGHS